The proteins below come from a single Zea mays cultivar B73 chromosome 8, Zm-B73-REFERENCE-NAM-5.0, whole genome shotgun sequence genomic window:
- the LOC103636281 gene encoding PH, RCC1 and FYVE domains-containing protein 1 isoform X1 yields the protein MSDVSLDLGGIRAGPVERDIEQAITALKKGAYLLKYGRRGKPKFCPFRLSNDESVLIWFSGKEEKHLRLSHISKIIPGQRTSIFQRYPRPEKECQSFSLISHDRSLDVICKDKDEAEVWFAGLKTLISRCHQRKWRTESRSDLLSSGATSPRTYTRRSSPLSSPFSSNDSIHKDGSDNYRLRTPYGSPPKNGLEKAFSDVMLYAVPPRGFFPSDSNAGSVHSMSSGHSDNTNGHPRGVPMDAFRASYSSAVSSSSHGSGHDDGDALGDVFIWGEGTGEGILGGGGSRVGSSSGAKMDCLVPKPLEFAVRLDVQNISCGGRHAALVTKQGEIYSWGEESGGRLGHGVDCDVSQPKLIDALSHMNIELVACGEYHTCAVTLSGDLYTWGDGTFKFGLLGHGNDISHWVPKHVNGPLEGIHVSSISCGPWHTAVVTSAGQLFTFGDGSFGVLGHGDRESISVPREVESLKGLRTVRAACGVWHTAAVVEVMAGNSSSSNCSSGKIFTWGDGDKGRLGHGDKGPKLVPTCVAALVEPNFCQVACGHCLTVALTTSGHVYTMGSAVYGQLGNAQADGMLPVRVEGKLHKNFVEEISCGAYHVAVLTSKTEVYTWGKGANGRLGHGDTDDKNTPTLVEALKDKQVRIVVCGINFTAAICIHKWVSGVDQSMCSGCRQPFNLRRKRHNCYNCALVFCHSCSSKKSLKASLAPNTNKPYRVCDTCYSKLTKGLETDMHSSAKRAATVPGVSDANEEDLETRSNAQLSRLSSMESFKHLDSRYSKKNKKFEFNSTRVSPVPNGSSHWSGLNISRSFNPVFGSSKKFFSASVPGSRIVSRATSPISRRASPPRSTTPTPTLGGLTSPRVVPNDGKPTNDALSQEVLNLRSQVESLARKSQLLEVELERTTKQLKEAISIAGEETAKCKAAKEVIKSLTAQLKGMAERLPGGAAKNTKLPPLPGIFIPSDIPSMPTESEGSPSSSGEQIINGHNGLLTSNGQSSIRNKTSHPEVGKNGGRLPDAESCHDAEWVEQDEPGVYITLTALPGGARDLKRVRFSRKRFSETQAEQWWQQNRARVYQQYNVRVIDKSTASVNSDIAAN from the exons GCCATCACTGCTCTCAAGAAAGGAGCATACTTGCTGAAGTACGGACGTAGAGGAAAACCAAAGTTTTGTCCATTTAGGTTATCCAAT GATGAATCTGTACTGATATGGTTCTCAGGGAAAGAAGAGAAACATCTAAGGTTGAGCCATATATCCAAGATAATTCCTGGGCAACGGACT TCAATTTTTCAGAGGTATCCACGGCCTGAGAAAGAATGCCAGTCTTTTTCTCTAATTTCACATGATAGGTCATTGGATGTA ATATGCAAAGATAAAGATGAAGCTGAAGTATGGTTCGCTGGGCTGAAAACACTGATTTCACGTTGTCACCAAAGAAAATGGAGAACTGAATCTAGAAGTGATTTGCTTTCCTCTGGTGCAACTAGTCCGAGGACTTACACACGACGGAGTTCTCCTTTGAGTTCACCTTTCAGCAGCAATGACAGCATCCACAAG GATGGCAGTGACAATTATCGACTCCGTACTCCATATGGAAGCCCACCAAAGAATGGATTGGAGAAGGCATTTTCTGATGTCATGCTGTATGCAGTTCCTCCCCGTGGTTTCTTTCCATCAGATTCTAATGCTGGATCTGTCCATTCTATGTCTTCTGGACACTCGGATAACACAAATGGGCACCCTAGAGGCGTTCCAATGGATGCTTTCCGAGCCAGTTATTCAAGTGCAGTTAGTTCATCTAGTCATGGTTCTGGTCATGACGATGGTGATGCTTTAGGCGATGTTTTTATATGGGGAGAAGGAACCGGGGAAGGAATTCTTGGTGGTGGTGGTTCAAGAGTTGGAAGCTCCTCAGGTGCAAAAATggactgccttgtaccaaaaccgTTAGAATTTGCCGTGCGACTTGATGTGCAGAACATATCTTGTGGAGGAAGGCATGCTGCACTTGTTACTAAACAAGGCGAGATATACTCATGGGGTGAGGAATCAGGGGGACGGCTTGGTCATGGTGTTGATTGTGATGTGTCTCAGCCAAAACTTATTGATGCTCTTTCTCATATGAACATTGAGCTTGTAGCATGTGGTGAATATCACACTTGTGCTGTTACACTATCTGGAGATCTTTACACATGGGGGGATGGCACATTTAAATTTGGGCTTTTAGGTCATGGAAATGATATCAGTCACTGGGTACCAAAGCACGTGAATGGACCATTAGAGGGCATACATGTTTCATCAATTTCATGTGGACCTTGGCATACAGCCGTAGTAACTTCCGCTGGACAGCTTTTCACATTTGGTGATGGATCTTTTGGGGTTCTGGGCCATGGAGATCGTGAGAGTATCTCGGTCCCCAGGGAAGTTGAATCTCTCAAAGGGCTACGCACGGTGCGGGCAGCTTGTGGTGTTTGGCACACTGCTGCAGTTGTAGAAGTCATGGCTGGGAATTCAAGTTCTAGCAATTGTTCTTCTGGTAAGATATTTACATGGGGTGATGGTGATAAAGGTCGCTTAGGTCATGGTGACAAGGGACCAAAACTTGTCCCAACTTGTGTGGCTGCTTTGGTGGAGCCCAATTTTTGTCAGGTTGCTTGTGGGCATTGCTTGACAGTAGCCCTAACAACTTCTGGGCATGTGTATACAATGGGCAGTGCTGTCTATGGTCAACTTGGGAATGCACAAGCTGATGGTATGCTTCCTGTGCGTGTTGAAGGGAAGCTACACAAAAACTTTGTGGAGGAGATTTCATGTGGCGCTTATCATGTGGCTGTATTGACTTCTAAGACCGAGGTGTACACATGGGGAAAAGGTGCAAATGGGCGGTTAGGTCATGGCGATACTGATGATAAGAATACTCCTACATTGGTCGAAGCACTGAAAGATAAGCAAGTCAGAATTGTTGTTTGTGGAATTAATTTCACTGCAGCAATATGCATTCACAAATGGGTATCTGGAGTTGATCAATCGATGTGCTCAGGTTGCCGTCAGCCATTCAACTTGAGGAGAAAACGCCATAATTGTTACAACTGTGCTCTAGTATTTTGTCATTCCTGCAGCAGTAAAAAATCCCTGAAGGCTTCATTAGCACCTAATACAAACAAGCCCTACCGTGTCTGCGATACCTGCTACAGCAAACTGACAAAGGGACTTGAGACGGATATGCATTCTTCAGCGAAGCGAGCTGCTACTGTACCGGGAGTCAGTGATGCAAATGAGGAGGATCTGGAAACAAGGTCAAATGCTCAACTATCAAGGTTGTCTTCAATGGAATCTTTTAAGCATTTGGATAGCAGATattccaagaaaaataagaagtttGAATTTAATAGCACTCGTGTTTCCCCTGTGCCTAATGGAAGTTCACATTGGAGTGGACTAAACATTTCAAGATCTTTCAATCCTGTATTTGGATCTTCAAAGAAGTTCTTCTCAGCATCAGTTCCTGGATCTAGAATTGTTTCTAGGGCAACATCACCGATTTCAAGAAGAGCAAGCCCTCCACGATCTACAACACCAACACCTACTCTGGGTGGTCTAACATCTCCAAGAGTTGTTCCCAATGATGGCAAGCCAACAAATGATGCATTAAGCCAAGAGGTTCTGAATTTGAGGTCTCAG GTGGAGAGTCTTGCTAGGAAGTCTCAACTCCTGGAAGTGGAGCTGGAAAGAACTACCAAACAACTGAAGGAAGCTATTTCTATTGCTGGTGAGGAAACTGCAAAGTGCAAGGCAGCAAAGGAAGTAATCAAGTCACTCACTGCACAA TTGAAGGGGATGGCAGAGAGATTACCTGGAGGAGCAGCCAAGAACACTAAGTTGCCACCTCTTCCTGGAATTTTCATTCCAAGTGACATTCCGTCTATGCCTACGGAGAGTGAGGGCAGCCCAAGCAGCTCTGGAGAACAAATCATAAATGGTCATAATGGATTGCTTACTTCTAATGGACAAAGTTCTATTAGGAATAAAACGAGCCATCCAGAAGTTGGCAAGAATGGAGGTAGGCTGCCTGATGCTGAATCTTGCCACGATGCTGAATGGGTAGAGCAAGATGAACCAGGTGTTTACATTACTCTCACTGCGTTGCCTGGAGGCGCCAGAGATCTCAAGCGGGTTCGGTTCAG CCGGAAGAGATTCAGTGAGACACAAGCAGAACAGTGGTGGCAACAGAACCGGGCGAGGGTATACCAGCAGTACAATGTCCGCGTGATTGACAAATCGACCGCCAGTGTCAACAGTGACATTGCGGCTAACTGA
- the LOC103636281 gene encoding PH, RCC1 and FYVE domains-containing protein 1 isoform X2 has translation MLYAVPPRGFFPSDSNAGSVHSMSSGHSDNTNGHPRGVPMDAFRASYSSAVSSSSHGSGHDDGDALGDVFIWGEGTGEGILGGGGSRVGSSSGAKMDCLVPKPLEFAVRLDVQNISCGGRHAALVTKQGEIYSWGEESGGRLGHGVDCDVSQPKLIDALSHMNIELVACGEYHTCAVTLSGDLYTWGDGTFKFGLLGHGNDISHWVPKHVNGPLEGIHVSSISCGPWHTAVVTSAGQLFTFGDGSFGVLGHGDRESISVPREVESLKGLRTVRAACGVWHTAAVVEVMAGNSSSSNCSSGKIFTWGDGDKGRLGHGDKGPKLVPTCVAALVEPNFCQVACGHCLTVALTTSGHVYTMGSAVYGQLGNAQADGMLPVRVEGKLHKNFVEEISCGAYHVAVLTSKTEVYTWGKGANGRLGHGDTDDKNTPTLVEALKDKQVRIVVCGINFTAAICIHKWVSGVDQSMCSGCRQPFNLRRKRHNCYNCALVFCHSCSSKKSLKASLAPNTNKPYRVCDTCYSKLTKGLETDMHSSAKRAATVPGVSDANEEDLETRSNAQLSRLSSMESFKHLDSRYSKKNKKFEFNSTRVSPVPNGSSHWSGLNISRSFNPVFGSSKKFFSASVPGSRIVSRATSPISRRASPPRSTTPTPTLGGLTSPRVVPNDGKPTNDALSQEVLNLRSQVESLARKSQLLEVELERTTKQLKEAISIAGEETAKCKAAKEVIKSLTAQLKGMAERLPGGAAKNTKLPPLPGIFIPSDIPSMPTESEGSPSSSGEQIINGHNGLLTSNGQSSIRNKTSHPEVGKNGGRLPDAESCHDAEWVEQDEPGVYITLTALPGGARDLKRVRFSRKRFSETQAEQWWQQNRARVYQQYNVRVIDKSTASVNSDIAAN, from the exons ATGCTGTATGCAGTTCCTCCCCGTGGTTTCTTTCCATCAGATTCTAATGCTGGATCTGTCCATTCTATGTCTTCTGGACACTCGGATAACACAAATGGGCACCCTAGAGGCGTTCCAATGGATGCTTTCCGAGCCAGTTATTCAAGTGCAGTTAGTTCATCTAGTCATGGTTCTGGTCATGACGATGGTGATGCTTTAGGCGATGTTTTTATATGGGGAGAAGGAACCGGGGAAGGAATTCTTGGTGGTGGTGGTTCAAGAGTTGGAAGCTCCTCAGGTGCAAAAATggactgccttgtaccaaaaccgTTAGAATTTGCCGTGCGACTTGATGTGCAGAACATATCTTGTGGAGGAAGGCATGCTGCACTTGTTACTAAACAAGGCGAGATATACTCATGGGGTGAGGAATCAGGGGGACGGCTTGGTCATGGTGTTGATTGTGATGTGTCTCAGCCAAAACTTATTGATGCTCTTTCTCATATGAACATTGAGCTTGTAGCATGTGGTGAATATCACACTTGTGCTGTTACACTATCTGGAGATCTTTACACATGGGGGGATGGCACATTTAAATTTGGGCTTTTAGGTCATGGAAATGATATCAGTCACTGGGTACCAAAGCACGTGAATGGACCATTAGAGGGCATACATGTTTCATCAATTTCATGTGGACCTTGGCATACAGCCGTAGTAACTTCCGCTGGACAGCTTTTCACATTTGGTGATGGATCTTTTGGGGTTCTGGGCCATGGAGATCGTGAGAGTATCTCGGTCCCCAGGGAAGTTGAATCTCTCAAAGGGCTACGCACGGTGCGGGCAGCTTGTGGTGTTTGGCACACTGCTGCAGTTGTAGAAGTCATGGCTGGGAATTCAAGTTCTAGCAATTGTTCTTCTGGTAAGATATTTACATGGGGTGATGGTGATAAAGGTCGCTTAGGTCATGGTGACAAGGGACCAAAACTTGTCCCAACTTGTGTGGCTGCTTTGGTGGAGCCCAATTTTTGTCAGGTTGCTTGTGGGCATTGCTTGACAGTAGCCCTAACAACTTCTGGGCATGTGTATACAATGGGCAGTGCTGTCTATGGTCAACTTGGGAATGCACAAGCTGATGGTATGCTTCCTGTGCGTGTTGAAGGGAAGCTACACAAAAACTTTGTGGAGGAGATTTCATGTGGCGCTTATCATGTGGCTGTATTGACTTCTAAGACCGAGGTGTACACATGGGGAAAAGGTGCAAATGGGCGGTTAGGTCATGGCGATACTGATGATAAGAATACTCCTACATTGGTCGAAGCACTGAAAGATAAGCAAGTCAGAATTGTTGTTTGTGGAATTAATTTCACTGCAGCAATATGCATTCACAAATGGGTATCTGGAGTTGATCAATCGATGTGCTCAGGTTGCCGTCAGCCATTCAACTTGAGGAGAAAACGCCATAATTGTTACAACTGTGCTCTAGTATTTTGTCATTCCTGCAGCAGTAAAAAATCCCTGAAGGCTTCATTAGCACCTAATACAAACAAGCCCTACCGTGTCTGCGATACCTGCTACAGCAAACTGACAAAGGGACTTGAGACGGATATGCATTCTTCAGCGAAGCGAGCTGCTACTGTACCGGGAGTCAGTGATGCAAATGAGGAGGATCTGGAAACAAGGTCAAATGCTCAACTATCAAGGTTGTCTTCAATGGAATCTTTTAAGCATTTGGATAGCAGATattccaagaaaaataagaagtttGAATTTAATAGCACTCGTGTTTCCCCTGTGCCTAATGGAAGTTCACATTGGAGTGGACTAAACATTTCAAGATCTTTCAATCCTGTATTTGGATCTTCAAAGAAGTTCTTCTCAGCATCAGTTCCTGGATCTAGAATTGTTTCTAGGGCAACATCACCGATTTCAAGAAGAGCAAGCCCTCCACGATCTACAACACCAACACCTACTCTGGGTGGTCTAACATCTCCAAGAGTTGTTCCCAATGATGGCAAGCCAACAAATGATGCATTAAGCCAAGAGGTTCTGAATTTGAGGTCTCAG GTGGAGAGTCTTGCTAGGAAGTCTCAACTCCTGGAAGTGGAGCTGGAAAGAACTACCAAACAACTGAAGGAAGCTATTTCTATTGCTGGTGAGGAAACTGCAAAGTGCAAGGCAGCAAAGGAAGTAATCAAGTCACTCACTGCACAA TTGAAGGGGATGGCAGAGAGATTACCTGGAGGAGCAGCCAAGAACACTAAGTTGCCACCTCTTCCTGGAATTTTCATTCCAAGTGACATTCCGTCTATGCCTACGGAGAGTGAGGGCAGCCCAAGCAGCTCTGGAGAACAAATCATAAATGGTCATAATGGATTGCTTACTTCTAATGGACAAAGTTCTATTAGGAATAAAACGAGCCATCCAGAAGTTGGCAAGAATGGAGGTAGGCTGCCTGATGCTGAATCTTGCCACGATGCTGAATGGGTAGAGCAAGATGAACCAGGTGTTTACATTACTCTCACTGCGTTGCCTGGAGGCGCCAGAGATCTCAAGCGGGTTCGGTTCAG CCGGAAGAGATTCAGTGAGACACAAGCAGAACAGTGGTGGCAACAGAACCGGGCGAGGGTATACCAGCAGTACAATGTCCGCGTGATTGACAAATCGACCGCCAGTGTCAACAGTGACATTGCGGCTAACTGA
- the LOC103636282 gene encoding putative germin-like protein 3-2, which translates to MANKLATSSLLAAAVLLMALAAPSLAGDPDMLQDICVADYKSLKGPLRLNGFPCKRPENVTACDFFSGALASAGNTANALGSAVTAASADTLPGLNTLGVSLSRIDYAPWGVNPPHVHPRATEVIFVLQGSLDVGFVAAASNRLYARTVSAGDVFVFPRGLVHYQRNRGGDPAVALSAFDSQLPGTQPVAEALFGSSPPVPTDVLARSFHVDGGLVEAIRSKFPPK; encoded by the exons ATGGCCAACAAGCTCGCCACTTCGTCCCTCCTCGCCGCGGCCGTCCTCCTCATGGCGCTCGCCGCCCCCTCACTGGCCGGCGACCCCGACATGCTCCAGGACATCTGCGTCGCCGACTACAAATCCCTCAAGGGCC CACTGCGGCTGAACGGATTCCCGTGCAAGAGGCCGGAGAACGTGacggcttgcgacttcttctccgGCGCGCTGGCGAGCGCCGGCAACACGGCCAACGCGCTGGGGTCCGCGGTGACGGCGGCGAGCGCGGACACGCTTCCGGGGCTGAACACGCTGGGCGTGTCGCTGTCGCGCATCGACTACGCGCCGTGGGGCGTGAACCCGCCGCACGTCCACCCGCGCGCCACCGAGGTCATCTTCGTCCTCCAGGGCTCCCTCGACGTCGGCTTCGTCGCCGCCGCCAGCAACCGCCTGTACGCGCGCACCGTCAGCGCCGGCGATGTCTTCGTCTTCCCCCGCGGCCTCGTCCACTACCAGAGGAACAGGGGCGGCGACCCCGCCGTCGCCCTCTCCGCCTTCGACAGTCAGCTGCCAGGCACGCAGCCCGTCGCCGAGGCCCTCTTCGGCTCGTCGCCGCCCGTGCCCACCGACGTGCTCGCCAGGAGCTTCCACGTCGACGGAGGACTCGTGGAGGCCATCAGGTCCAAGTTCCCGCCCAAGTAG